In Petrotoga miotherma DSM 10691, a genomic segment contains:
- a CDS encoding Rpn family recombination-promoting nuclease/putative transposase, whose protein sequence is MSELNNPHDAFFKRHFGNKKIAQNFLENYLRLLLCANYVFK, encoded by the coding sequence ATGAGCGAATTAAACAATCCACACGATGCTTTCTTCAAAAGACATTTTGGTAACAAAAAAATAGCTCAAAATTTCTTAGAAAACTATCTACGTTTGCTGCTTTGTGCAAACTATGTTTTTAAATGA